The genomic stretch TTTTCAAAAAGCGGAAGAATTACGAAAACATATGACCAAAGCCGAGCTAATTTTATGGGAAGAACTCCGAAATAAAAAGTTATTGGGCTTGAAATTTCGAAGACAACATCCAATTAGTCGTTTTATTGCTGATTTTTAC from Bacteroidota bacterium encodes the following:
- a CDS encoding DUF559 domain-containing protein encodes the protein MVKIDNMYYGSNSFTFQKAEELRKHMTKAELILWEELRNKKLLGLKFRRQHPISRFIADFY